AAGTCAACTCCGTCAATAACAACACCTGATACGGCAATTCCTCCAGCCTTAAGGGCATTAAGGGTGTTTACAACTTTCTCAAGGTTAAAGTTATCCTGATTGAAGTTAAGGATTGTTCTGTTGCGTACAATCTGGTCTTTTGCTTCTGCAGAGATTGTTTTTTTCTTTGAGATTTCATTAAGAATGCCGTCATACCATACGATTACGTTAGATGAATGCTGGTCAAAAGAAACATGTACGAGCTGTTTACCGTTAAGCAGTGTGTCCATTCCAAACTGAACAAGAACAGCTGTTTTTCCAAGACCTTTTTTTGCAGTTATAAGGCCAAGTTCTCCGGCTTTAAGGCCTCCGTTTGTAACTGCATCAAATGCACGAACCGGACTTTTTTCAAATAATTCCTGCTTTGCCATAATTAGTTTCTCCTTGTTTTTGTGATTTTAACTATCACCGGATGAACGGACTGCTCGCTGCCGGTAACATAAGTTTTTAACTTTCGGCAATCTCTAAAAACTAAAAGCCTTTAGAGATTCTCTTACTGATAAGTTTAACACGGTTCTTCTTAAAATACAAATTAAATAGTCGAGTCAAGGCACGCTAACGCTAAAAGCCTTGACAGCGCCGTTTTTCGGTTTTGTAATAAACCTTCAATACGTCGAGTCAAGGCACGCTTACGCTTAAAGCCTTGACAGCGCCGTTTTTCGGTTTTTGTAATAAATCTTCAATAAAAAAGCCGGCTTAAGAAGAACTGCTCCTCAAGCCGGCCTGTAAAAACTGAATTATCTAATCAGTAAAGATTATTTCTGTTCAGCCTTTCTCTTTTCCTGATACTGTTTGATGAGTGTTTCAGAAACATTATTAGGAACTTTTGCATATTTTTCGAATTCCATTGTGAATTCTGCCTTACCCTGTGTTGAAGAGCGGAGAATTGTAGAGAATCCGAACATTTCTGAAAGCGGTACTTCAGCGTTAACTGTAGATGTTCCGTTTTCATCAGTTGAATCAATGATAACACCACGGCGCTGGTTGATAAGACCAAACATGTTACCCTGGAATTCTGTAGGACCTGCAATCTGAACTTTCATGATTGGTTCAAGAATTGCCGGCTTAGCTTTTGCATAACCTTCACGGAATGCACCGATAGCTGCAGTCTGGAAAGCGATATCTGAAGAGTCTACAGGGTGATACTGACCATCGTTGATAGTGCAGCGAACACCTACTACAGGAGCACCGATAAGTGAACCCTTTTCCATAGCTCTCCTGAATCCCTTGTCACAAGAAGGAATGTATTCGTTAGGAATAGCACCACCCTTGATTGAGTCAACGAATTCGTAATCTTTATCAGCGATTGGTTCCATAAATCCGGCAACACGACCGTACTGTCCTGAACCACCAGTCTGCTTTTTGTGTGTGTAGTTGAAGTCTGCACGAGCTGTAATTGACTCGCGGTAAGCTACTTCTGGCTGAGAAACTTCTACTTCACATTTGTATTCACGCTTCATGCGTTCAACGTATACTTCAAGGTGAAGTTCACCCATACCCTTGATGATTGTCTGATTTGATTCAGGATCAACGTAGGTCTGGAATGTAGGGTCTTCTTTTGTAAAGCGGTTAAGAGCTTTAGCCATGTTAGCAGCATCCTGCTTGTTCTTAGGAGTAATAGCCTGAGAAATAACAGGGTTTGGAACGTACATAGAAGTCATGGCAATGTTAAGTCCGCCGCCACAGAATGTATCACCTGAAGCACAGTCAATACCGAAGAGGGCGATGATGTCACCAGGCATACCTTCGTTAATATCTTCCATTGAAGCAGAGTTCATGCGGACAATACGACCAACCTTGAACTTTTTCTGTGCACGTACGTTGAAGAGTTCATCACCCTTACAGATTTTACCCTGATAGATGCGGACATATGTGAGCTGTCCGAACTGACCGTCATCGAGTTTGAATGCAAGAGCAACACATGGTTTGTTTTCAACGTTGAAGAGCTCAACTTCAGCTTCGTTGTTATCACGGTCAAGACCGTAGTTGTGAACTTCAGTTGGATTTGGAAGGTAGCGCTCTACTGCATCGAGAAGCGGCTGGATACCTTTGTTTACGTGAGCTGAACCGAGGAATACACCTACAAACTGTTCAGCAAGAGTTCCCTTACGGATAGCAGCGATGAGCTTGTCTTCAGGAATGTTGTCATATCCGTTCTCAAGGATAAGTTCCATAAGTTCATCATCAAAGTTAGAAGCTGCATCAAGAAGTTCTTCACGGTATTTTTTAGCATCATCTGCAAGGTGTGCAGGGATTTCTGCATAGCGGAGTTCTTCTCCGTTTGGACCGTCGAAGTAAACTGCTTTCATTGAAACAAGGTCAACTACACCTTCAAGTTTATCTTCAAGACCGATAGGAAGTTCCATCATGTGTGAGTTAAGACCGAGTTTTTCACGGAGCTGTCCGCAAACACGGATAGGATTAGCACCCTGGCGGTCACATTTGTTGACGAATGCAACGCGTGGTACATGATAACGCTTAAGCTGGCGGTCTACAGTGATAGACTGAGACTGAACACCTGCAACGGCACAAAGAATCATAATAGCACCGTCAAGAACGCGGAGTGAGCGTTCAACTTCTACTGTGAAGTCTACGTGACCTGGAGTGTCGATAAGGTTGATTGTGATGTCCTTCCACTGAACCTGTGTAGCAGCTGACTGAATTGTGATACCGCGTTCACGTTCCAGGTCCATGTTATCCATTACAGCACCGACACCGTCCTTACCACGTACTTCGTGAATCTGGTGAATCTTGTTACAGTAGAACAAAATACGTTCTGAAGTTGTTGTCTTACCAGAGTCAATGTGGGCACTGATACCGATATTACGTACTTTAGTAATATCAAAAGCCATATTGTTTACCTCTCTAAAAAAGTTTGCGATAGTAATTTGACGAATTATATAGAAAAATGCGCTTAAATTCAACCGTTTTCGTAAAGTTGGAAAAGAAAAGTAAATAATTCAAAGATTTTCAAGGAAATGAAAAAATACTAAAAAAATAATTTTTTTCATGGAATGAATTACAGGTTCAGGGTCAGGGAAAGTTTGCCGGAATACTTTATTCTTTTAGAGGAAAAGGCAAACTGAATGTATGAAGAGAATTTTGTTTTATCTCCATCAGATTTTTCAAAGTCAGCAGAAAATCCTGAAGAAGAAATAAAAGGAAGGGGAGATTTTAAGGAATGGCTTATGGAAAATTTTTGCCGGCTTCCTGCGGTTTTATATTGAAAGGAAAAAGAATTTTTTATCCTGGATATGGGAATACCGGCGGTCAGCCGGTATGACTGTCCCGGGGTAAAATAAAAGCCGGTGCTGATTTTTTTTAAGTAGCAGATTATGGCACATTTCAGGTTTGCTTCGAATAAGGAGAAAGAGGACAGTTTTTTCATTTCCGGGAAAGTTTTTTCAACTACAATTCCTGAATTGAACCAGCAGTGTTTCAGATACACTTTGTACTGAGGATTTATTTTAAGCTGAAATTCAGTGTGCGGCATTAATCCGCCGGCACTTATTAAATCAGCATCGGCTAAAAAGATAACTGTATTCAAAGTGAAGTTTTCCAGCAGCAGGGAATTTGTCAGTCTTAATGATGACCTGATTCCTCCGAAGGGATTTTCGTAAAAAGCGCAGGCTGCAGAACTTCTCCAGACAGGAGCGGTAAAATTAAAAAGAAGTTCTCCTGCTGAATAAAAATCGTATTTATATGGTAGTTTTTTGAAATACCACTGAGAGGTTGTTTTCTGTCCGTGCTTAAAAATTCCTCCGGTAAATCCTGTTTCAAGAGAACCGGTATGGGGCAGTGAAAAAGTTTTGTTTATGTTGAAAAATAATTCTTTTTCCGGAATTACTGCTGCCTGAACTTCCGGAAAGTATTTTGTTTTTACGCCGGGCTCTATTGTGACTGCTGCAGAAAAATCTGCAGGGCTTCCTGTAAAACCTGGAAGGGCAGGAGAAGTCCCCTGTGGCAGCAGAAGGGCACTTTTTAATGGAGAAAGAGACTGGGGAAGAGGTGATTTCAGTCGAGAGCGGGCTGCAGAGTATTTTAGTGTCCCTGCAAATATTTCTGTATTAAATGGAAAACATTTTGTATTCAGGTGAACTTGAGTTCCATACCGGCATTTCTGAAAATCAGTGTTACCGGTAGATAACGTCAGGTCAAGCAGGCTGGTGTTCAGTCTTACTCCTGAGTCATACTTTATTTTTATTTCATCAGAGTTCACAGTTTTAGAAGCAGAAAGGCCAGACCAAATGTTAAGGTTCTGGAAAACTTTTGGCTGTGGAAATGTGTTCTGTGTAAAAATAAAAAATACTGCAGGTAAAAAATAATCATGTAATCTCACATATATATATTTGAACTGAATTTTCAAAAACTACACAATTCAATAAAAAAAATAATGATTTTGTATAAATTTTTATATTGTAAAATCAAAACCGGCATTGTAAAAAGAAATTATGTGCAGGTTCAAATTTAATGATAAAAATCTTGATGATGAAAAGCGGCTTGATGATTTGATGGACAGACTTACAGTTGAGGAAAAAACAGGTTTTATTCCAACCTGGAATCAGGCTGTTGAACGTCTGGGAATTTCTGAATATGGAATAGGAGGAGAAGGTGCCCATGGTTTTGTAAGCAGGGAAGAATGTTCAACAACTTTTCCTCAGACTATTGCTCTGGCTTCTACATGGAACAGGGAGCTTTTAGAAAAAATAGGAAGTATCATTTCTCTGGAAGCAAGGGCTTTTTATAATACTCATGACAGAAAAGGCGGATTGTGTCTATGGTTTCCTACAATAGATATGGAACGTAATCCTATGTGGGGGAGAACGGAAGAAGGTTATGGAGAAGATCCCTATTTGACCGGAGAACTTGCATCTTCAATTATTAGGGGATGTCAGGCAGAAACAGACGGCAGGGTAAAAGCTACATGTGCTCCAAAACATTTTTTCGCAAATAATAATGAAAAGGACAGATGCACATGTTCATGTTCGGTAACTCCAAGAAATATGCATGAATATTTTTTAGAGCCCTTTGAGAGAGTTTTTAAAAAGGCTGCTCCCTATTCAGTTATGACTTCATATAACAGTGTTAATGGAATTCCTATGATACAGAATCCCATGTTAAAAAAAATCATAATAGAAAAATGCGGACTTGGAAAAAGAGGACATGCTGTCTGCGACGGAGGAGATTTTTCTCAGAATGTAGAACTTCATCATTATTATGAAAGTCATGAAAAAACGTTGCAGGCTGCATTTAGAAATGGAGCAGATGCAATGACTGATAATCCTGAACTTGTCTGCAGTACCATAAAATCTGCACTTGATAAAGGAATGATTTCAGAGAAAGAACTTGATGAGCATGTAAGGAATATCCTCAGGGTAAGAATGAAACTGGGGATGTTTGATGAAAACGGATGTGTTTTTGATGATATCGGAAAGGAATGTATCTGCATGCAATCTTCAGCAGAACTTGCATTTCAGTCATGTGCAGAATCTGTAGTACTTTTAAAAAATGAAAAAAGTGGCGACGGAGAAAAACTTCTTCCCCTGAAGCCAAAGAAAAAAATTGCAGTTATCGGAAATATGGCAGATCGTGTTTATGAAGACTGGTATTCAGGAAAAATGCCTTATTCCGTTTCTGTCCTGGATGCCTTGAAAAGAGATTATGACGGTGAAATTCTTTTCTGTGATTCTGATGACAGAATAAATCTTTATACAGAAGATGGAAGACCTCTTGTTCTTGATGAAAGCAGAATTCTTAAAGCTGGAAGAAAAGGAGAAAAGCCTGCTGATTTTAAAATGGAAGACTGGGGATTTGGAGCAGTAACTTTGTTTAATGAAGATTTCCATTGCTGGCTTCAGACTGTTGATGATATGCCTTCTGATCATCAGCCTGATCTGGATGAAATTGAAGCATTCAGAAAAAACGGCGGTAATGGTCGTCTTGAATGTTCTGCAGAAAAGCTTCTAAGCTGGTTTGTTTCCAGTCTCTTTAATTTTATTCCTTCAGGAAATAAAAATGAATATTATATACGCTCATGGAATTCAACTTCTGTCAGATGTAATGGTTCTGAAATAATTGCAGACGGAAGCGAAGACTCTTCTGAAAGTTCAGAAATTTTTATCGTTA
Above is a window of Treponema rectale DNA encoding:
- a CDS encoding ATPase domain-containing protein, yielding MAKQELFEKSPVRAFDAVTNGGLKAGELGLITAKKGLGKTAVLVQFGMDTLLNGKQLVHVSFDQHSSNVIVWYDGILNEISKKKTISAEAKDQIVRNRTILNFNQDNFNLEKVVNTLNALKAGGIAVSGVVIDGVDFAKAKEADIQAVASYAKATKTKVWISSTVEGDKLEEQAPKAILPYFAGVIHLYSKASTTLMSILKMGKLTNVEASLKLDPKTLLITAK
- the fusA gene encoding elongation factor G; this translates as MAFDITKVRNIGISAHIDSGKTTTSERILFYCNKIHQIHEVRGKDGVGAVMDNMDLERERGITIQSAATQVQWKDITINLIDTPGHVDFTVEVERSLRVLDGAIMILCAVAGVQSQSITVDRQLKRYHVPRVAFVNKCDRQGANPIRVCGQLREKLGLNSHMMELPIGLEDKLEGVVDLVSMKAVYFDGPNGEELRYAEIPAHLADDAKKYREELLDAASNFDDELMELILENGYDNIPEDKLIAAIRKGTLAEQFVGVFLGSAHVNKGIQPLLDAVERYLPNPTEVHNYGLDRDNNEAEVELFNVENKPCVALAFKLDDGQFGQLTYVRIYQGKICKGDELFNVRAQKKFKVGRIVRMNSASMEDINEGMPGDIIALFGIDCASGDTFCGGGLNIAMTSMYVPNPVISQAITPKNKQDAANMAKALNRFTKEDPTFQTYVDPESNQTIIKGMGELHLEVYVERMKREYKCEVEVSQPEVAYRESITARADFNYTHKKQTGGSGQYGRVAGFMEPIADKDYEFVDSIKGGAIPNEYIPSCDKGFRRAMEKGSLIGAPVVGVRCTINDGQYHPVDSSDIAFQTAAIGAFREGYAKAKPAILEPIMKVQIAGPTEFQGNMFGLINQRRGVIIDSTDENGTSTVNAEVPLSEMFGFSTILRSSTQGKAEFTMEFEKYAKVPNNVSETLIKQYQEKRKAEQK
- a CDS encoding glycoside hydrolase family 3 protein, which gives rise to MCRFKFNDKNLDDEKRLDDLMDRLTVEEKTGFIPTWNQAVERLGISEYGIGGEGAHGFVSREECSTTFPQTIALASTWNRELLEKIGSIISLEARAFYNTHDRKGGLCLWFPTIDMERNPMWGRTEEGYGEDPYLTGELASSIIRGCQAETDGRVKATCAPKHFFANNNEKDRCTCSCSVTPRNMHEYFLEPFERVFKKAAPYSVMTSYNSVNGIPMIQNPMLKKIIIEKCGLGKRGHAVCDGGDFSQNVELHHYYESHEKTLQAAFRNGADAMTDNPELVCSTIKSALDKGMISEKELDEHVRNILRVRMKLGMFDENGCVFDDIGKECICMQSSAELAFQSCAESVVLLKNEKSGDGEKLLPLKPKKKIAVIGNMADRVYEDWYSGKMPYSVSVLDALKRDYDGEILFCDSDDRINLYTEDGRPLVLDESRILKAGRKGEKPADFKMEDWGFGAVTLFNEDFHCWLQTVDDMPSDHQPDLDEIEAFRKNGGNGRLECSAEKLLSWFVSSLFNFIPSGNKNEYYIRSWNSTSVRCNGSEIIADGSEDSSESSEIFIVKTVSDGIEKACASASECDEVLYICGNNPVINGKEEVDRPSLKMPERMSYILKKVHEKNKQIVLLVVSSYPYAMEEEAALCKSVLWCAHGLQEQGNGIAAVLCGQVSPSGHLTLSWYKDERQTASLDDYDVIGSRQTYRYFDGNVLFPFGYGLSYSDVSYTNGKISSDKIDSAGMEVSFDAENTGNMKAAFVPQLYIHEKNCRIEFAEKKLCGFEKIILHPGEKRRISFKVDYADFSVYDVELEEMIVQKGRAVLTVGNSCEDGQMIFEADVVPDHDEEKIKYRNFARKVWAWNFNEAFSYILDERRGHDIPAVFSSEKKCSIVYRNVLFKKGCYEFRACISSSAACYLNIWQRGRNTKLLSRISLPNTGDVCAVPGKKRRRIWTEICSEIFFMEEVNDIVFEIEGDAGIHWFKFNERK